In a single window of the Leptospira wolffii serovar Khorat str. Khorat-H2 genome:
- a CDS encoding ExbD/TolR family protein, with amino-acid sequence MAGQSSSGDGEEIGSINITPMVDIILVLLVIFMVTANFLKKESININLPKVDSAEPNVAQSVQVAITKDGKLMLEGTETTIGKLQAELQRDLKLRPNMRLTLSADSSIPYGKIAETMGQIRKAGVTRIALSVKR; translated from the coding sequence ATGGCAGGACAAAGTTCTTCCGGAGACGGCGAAGAAATCGGCAGCATTAATATCACGCCGATGGTGGATATTATCCTCGTGCTTCTAGTGATCTTTATGGTTACGGCTAACTTTCTAAAAAAGGAATCCATCAATATCAATCTTCCTAAAGTGGATTCCGCCGAGCCTAACGTGGCTCAATCCGTACAGGTGGCCATAACCAAAGACGGAAAGCTTATGTTAGAAGGTACCGAGACGACTATCGGCAAACTCCAGGCCGAATTGCAGAGAGACCTGAAGCTACGACCTAATATGAGGCTCACATTATCCGCCGATTCCTCCATTCCTTACGGAAAAATCGCGGAGACCATGGGGCAAATCCGTAAGGCGGGAGTCACAAGAATCGCGCTTTCCGTGAAACGATGA
- a CDS encoding C1 family peptidase → MKSKFRILLPFICSLSLISGELFSQTVPALGMKQEPAELISSLKEANPNRIAHRGLPSSVDLSDMMPPVGDQGQQSSCVAWSTAYATKSYQEYTERKNRGWKLSDQSGNPNYSNIFSPAFIYNQINGGRDNGSLISDAMRLVVESGAAPWTSMPYNPSDYLSRPPQSAVSTAANYKAKEFLRVRQTDPNELKNQLAQGRPVVAGIIVYENFMNLKGKQIYKDGVGKTYGGHAIAIVGYDDSKGAFKFINSWSTNWGDQGYGYIDYRWFTRVCQSAFVLVDEVSPNTASDMNTTDNPPVNTDVKPVPPEKIKPVAPTEISATKGSYSDRVLLTWQSVPSAIGYEIHRKGPGDSSFSKIGLAGSNNFTDDGVQKDFAYAYKIATLTDADSSDLSEGEVIGYAKTEEAKAPPKVVGVKASQGQNAAKIDLTWESIDGVGEYTIYKWNATQKKYLTAGKSRINSYSDNQAAKNGAIEYYAIAGISNGKVGEASDAVSGYTAKLAAKPSKPAGLVATKGLYNSKIELQWQKVAGASKYLVYRYNATGLFGAGAWAKVSEEQKEQFVDEKLPAQYAFYAVAAVNKEGVAGPFSDYAYGFIDPNKHRGTKLPAPTNLKGSLDSKSAKISLQWDLVKGANEYYVYRKKRGSSSWDFLSSANEKTNKFIADVPDKEILYLYSVTAKTDLGGESERATPVSAVVSVAKPAKVMRSFGGDSSLEKFKGPWTAMAWDGSKGVNQVLLEIESQDNVNYVVKFNKQKIFEGKYVENSPIIDKEGKFKIEIENTGDALQVTLKDNAIINQKSTLNFLKE, encoded by the coding sequence ATGAAATCGAAATTTCGCATTCTTCTCCCTTTTATCTGCTCTCTTTCCCTAATTTCAGGCGAGCTATTCTCCCAAACCGTCCCCGCTTTAGGAATGAAGCAGGAACCTGCGGAACTCATTTCCTCTCTCAAAGAAGCCAACCCGAACCGGATCGCACATAGAGGTCTGCCTTCTAGCGTGGATCTTTCGGATATGATGCCTCCAGTAGGAGACCAGGGCCAGCAAAGTTCCTGCGTCGCATGGTCCACGGCCTACGCAACCAAGTCCTACCAAGAATACACGGAAAGAAAGAATAGAGGCTGGAAATTGTCGGACCAATCGGGAAATCCGAACTACTCCAATATATTCTCCCCCGCTTTTATCTATAATCAAATCAATGGAGGGAGGGATAACGGCTCCCTGATTTCCGACGCGATGCGTCTTGTGGTGGAATCGGGAGCGGCTCCCTGGACCTCCATGCCTTATAATCCAAGCGATTATCTGAGCCGCCCTCCTCAGTCTGCGGTCAGCACAGCCGCCAATTATAAGGCTAAGGAATTCCTACGAGTCCGTCAGACAGACCCGAACGAACTCAAGAATCAACTCGCCCAAGGCCGTCCGGTTGTCGCGGGAATCATTGTTTACGAAAACTTTATGAATCTGAAAGGAAAACAGATCTATAAGGATGGAGTCGGAAAAACCTACGGAGGTCATGCGATTGCGATCGTAGGCTACGACGATTCTAAAGGCGCGTTCAAGTTCATCAATTCCTGGAGTACGAATTGGGGAGACCAGGGATACGGATACATCGATTACAGATGGTTCACGAGAGTCTGTCAGTCCGCATTCGTTCTGGTGGACGAAGTAAGTCCCAATACAGCAAGCGATATGAATACCACGGATAATCCTCCGGTAAATACGGATGTGAAGCCTGTTCCGCCGGAGAAAATCAAACCGGTAGCGCCTACGGAGATTTCGGCGACCAAAGGTTCCTATTCTGACCGGGTCCTTCTTACCTGGCAAAGCGTTCCTTCCGCGATCGGATACGAGATCCATAGAAAAGGCCCGGGAGATTCTTCTTTCTCGAAGATCGGACTCGCGGGATCCAACAATTTCACGGACGACGGAGTGCAGAAGGACTTCGCTTATGCCTATAAGATCGCTACTTTAACCGATGCGGATTCTTCCGATCTATCCGAGGGAGAAGTGATCGGATACGCTAAGACGGAAGAAGCGAAAGCTCCGCCCAAGGTCGTAGGCGTTAAGGCCAGCCAAGGACAGAATGCCGCAAAAATAGATCTTACTTGGGAATCTATCGATGGAGTCGGCGAATACACTATCTACAAATGGAACGCCACTCAGAAAAAATACCTGACTGCGGGTAAGAGCAGAATCAATTCTTATTCGGATAACCAGGCAGCAAAGAACGGAGCGATCGAATACTATGCGATCGCAGGAATTTCCAACGGGAAAGTGGGAGAAGCCTCCGACGCAGTCTCCGGTTACACCGCGAAACTTGCCGCAAAGCCTTCTAAGCCCGCCGGCTTAGTTGCTACGAAAGGACTTTATAATAGCAAGATAGAATTACAATGGCAGAAGGTAGCGGGCGCTTCCAAATATTTGGTCTACCGTTATAATGCCACCGGTCTTTTCGGTGCCGGAGCCTGGGCTAAGGTTTCGGAAGAGCAGAAGGAACAGTTCGTGGACGAAAAACTCCCCGCTCAATACGCATTCTATGCGGTCGCTGCGGTCAATAAGGAAGGAGTCGCCGGACCATTCTCCGATTACGCCTACGGATTCATAGATCCGAACAAACATAGAGGAACAAAACTCCCCGCTCCCACGAATCTGAAAGGTTCCTTGGATTCCAAATCCGCGAAGATTTCCTTGCAATGGGATTTAGTCAAAGGTGCGAATGAATATTACGTTTATCGCAAGAAGAGAGGCTCTTCTTCCTGGGATTTCCTTTCTTCCGCGAACGAAAAGACCAACAAATTCATAGCGGACGTCCCGGATAAAGAGATCTTATATCTCTACTCCGTAACCGCTAAAACGGATTTGGGAGGAGAAAGCGAAAGAGCCACCCCGGTTTCAGCGGTTGTTTCCGTGGCCAAACCTGCGAAAGTGATGCGCTCCTTTGGCGGAGATTCTAGCCTCGAGAAATTCAAGGGCCCTTGGACCGCTATGGCCTGGGACGGATCCAAAGGAGTAAATCAGGTATTACTGGAGATCGAAAGCCAGGACAACGTAAACTACGTGGTCAAATTCAATAAGCAGAAGATCTTCGAAGGGAAATACGTGGAGAATAGCCCGATCATCGATAAAGAAGGAAAATTCAAGATCGAGATCGAAAATACAGGCGACGCTCTGCAAGTCACTCTCAAGGACAATGCGATCATCAATCAGAAGTCCACTCTGAACTTCTTGAAAGAGTAA
- a CDS encoding energy transducer TonB, with amino-acid sequence MAQNLEKIKTSIVQTAKNLTLWERCLYGSMLFHFLAFATYYIATHTERGVVDSEQLEMNVDVDIEDIPPELIGGENSPAKVEKDEWVEGTDKDGKDPEENEVDPNKLSGDGTDKDGFLFAFLGDKPPAAIIDFDLNEFFPDNAKSQGIAYADITMEVQVDERGNLINAKVVKSTVRGYGFEDAALKVARAARWSPGYAKGRPTKMNHKVPVHFELRDN; translated from the coding sequence ATGGCCCAGAATCTCGAAAAGATAAAAACAAGCATCGTTCAAACGGCGAAGAATCTCACGCTGTGGGAACGTTGTTTGTACGGATCGATGTTATTCCATTTTCTTGCATTCGCCACCTATTATATCGCTACGCATACCGAAAGAGGCGTCGTAGACTCGGAACAATTGGAGATGAATGTCGATGTGGATATAGAGGACATTCCTCCCGAACTCATCGGTGGAGAAAATTCTCCCGCTAAAGTGGAAAAAGACGAATGGGTGGAAGGAACGGACAAGGACGGTAAGGATCCGGAAGAAAACGAAGTCGATCCCAATAAACTCAGCGGGGACGGAACGGATAAGGACGGATTCCTATTCGCTTTTCTAGGAGATAAGCCTCCGGCAGCCATTATCGACTTCGACCTGAACGAATTCTTTCCGGATAACGCGAAATCCCAAGGGATCGCTTATGCGGATATCACCATGGAAGTCCAAGTGGACGAACGTGGAAACCTCATCAACGCAAAAGTGGTGAAATCCACTGTCAGAGGATACGGTTTCGAAGACGCAGCGTTGAAAGTGGCAAGAGCGGCTCGTTGGAGCCCGGGTTATGCTAAAGGACGTCCTACAAAGATGAACCATAAGGTCCCCGTCCATTTCGAGCTAAGAGATAACTGA
- a CDS encoding SCO family protein, translating to MESNRWKFALATTIGILPLVFLISHNSSPMIQAEKDVPEETLILSGKEKPISLRSVLEGKQSFVYFGSLESRTEGKENLKKFLSWMGKIDRKNAQFVFITLAPEKDDYNSLKEKLGSISERILLLKPKNSSSAFEIARSFGIQAYIVPELGNLKFDEALIWVDESPKIRGIFPKFAENPDSIRIPEFLVQAK from the coding sequence ATGGAATCGAATCGTTGGAAATTCGCCTTAGCGACTACCATAGGAATTCTCCCCCTAGTCTTTCTCATATCTCATAACTCGAGCCCCATGATCCAAGCGGAAAAGGATGTGCCCGAGGAGACTCTAATTTTATCCGGCAAAGAAAAGCCTATTTCGTTGAGATCCGTTTTGGAAGGTAAACAGAGTTTCGTATATTTCGGAAGTCTGGAATCGAGAACGGAAGGGAAGGAAAACCTAAAGAAATTTCTTTCCTGGATGGGAAAAATCGATCGCAAAAACGCACAGTTCGTTTTCATCACTCTGGCTCCCGAAAAGGACGATTACAATAGCCTGAAAGAAAAATTGGGCTCTATTAGCGAACGAATCCTATTGCTAAAGCCAAAAAATTCCTCTTCCGCATTCGAGATAGCCAGGTCCTTCGGAATCCAAGCCTATATCGTTCCCGAATTGGGGAATTTGAAATTCGACGAGGCTTTGATTTGGGTGGATGAATCCCCTAAGATCAGAGGAATCTTTCCGAAATTTGCGGAAAACCCGGATTCGATCCGAATTCCCGAATTTTTAGTACAGGCAAAATAG
- a CDS encoding TonB-dependent receptor plug domain-containing protein, whose translation MKMKRILFKLAFLVVLSPVDVFAEVAFKARLFSRQKNQGEAKTQVLLFETKKLYKTDAEGYFDAVVPAPGFYTFRILKNDEMQDVKGNVESSGQTVTLYMDDASGSGGIGSSPARTPKGAINVTADREKPILSRTTIKYEEIKRMPGTFGEPLRALETIPGVVPSAAFGGGANNYVIRGSDPNSNLYLVDDLPILYPFHFDGLSAVVNANLIKSIDVYTGVFPANFNNALGGVIHIDTVDKVDKSQKNLIVSAWSSSISYMAPTFGGKGYLIASARVGYLDRFVQGLSSALGADFPEGLRLPRFVDSQVKFVHNFNERHQISFHSFYSKDDFAADLPSKYKNDPANDSTAAFAGASISAGQGFRTQALRYTWKPVDTFSNRITVISYDPFTDFNVSFGSIQGKNRASGAYNGVRQDAFWDPSKYFSAEFGTEYRELNYFSRGTNIIQNDPNNLSPNPYDTQNPAYSSIPTNITAKGAYYNAYLTTKIKFGGFQIEPGARYDYIPYVNSSAFGPRGQASYKFDGIGKGTTIFGGGGNFFRFPLDTRFNKDSGNPHLEFEKVFKYGGGIEQLLSGDYQIKGELFKQEYSNLIVDDPYITDPIGTNPDPYGRVTQPYILNKRLNYSNSGTGWSRGYELVLRKNSRPGTRHWFGWITYTWSQTFRNNNIYTPDPGAAPLSAQETQIAAHFYKNSKETLYDYDRTHVINMVFGWRWSQEWQFGARWSYLTSRPFTPIVGDDGGQFSNPANGQTYWVPQYANNPALADYINTRRLKPYHRLDIRFDRFFNYEWGYVNTFLEIINVYLRENVGGEDFDNTKPYSKTNPSPSPTFGTIPLPGGVVIPFFNVGIEVKF comes from the coding sequence ATGAAGATGAAACGGATCCTATTCAAATTAGCCTTCTTAGTCGTTTTGTCTCCGGTGGACGTATTTGCCGAAGTCGCATTCAAGGCTCGCTTATTCTCCCGCCAAAAAAATCAGGGAGAAGCTAAAACCCAAGTTTTACTCTTCGAGACCAAGAAACTGTATAAGACGGACGCGGAAGGATATTTCGATGCGGTGGTCCCTGCTCCCGGGTTTTATACGTTCCGTATATTAAAAAACGATGAAATGCAGGACGTAAAAGGAAACGTTGAGTCCTCCGGGCAGACGGTAACCTTATACATGGACGACGCCTCCGGTTCCGGAGGGATCGGTTCTTCTCCCGCTAGAACTCCAAAAGGAGCCATTAACGTTACTGCGGATAGGGAGAAACCCATTCTTTCCAGAACCACGATCAAATACGAAGAGATCAAGAGAATGCCCGGAACATTCGGAGAGCCCTTGCGAGCTTTGGAAACGATTCCGGGAGTCGTACCTTCGGCGGCCTTCGGGGGTGGAGCGAATAATTACGTGATCCGGGGTTCGGACCCGAACTCGAATTTATATCTGGTGGACGATCTTCCTATTCTATATCCTTTCCACTTCGACGGATTGAGCGCAGTGGTGAATGCGAACCTGATCAAATCCATAGACGTGTATACTGGCGTTTTCCCCGCGAATTTCAATAACGCCTTAGGCGGTGTAATTCATATCGATACCGTGGATAAAGTGGACAAGTCTCAGAAGAATCTGATCGTTTCCGCATGGTCCAGTAGTATCAGCTATATGGCTCCCACATTCGGAGGCAAAGGTTATCTGATCGCCTCCGCCCGTGTGGGCTATCTAGATCGTTTTGTACAAGGACTTAGTTCCGCGTTAGGAGCCGATTTCCCGGAAGGGCTTCGTCTGCCTCGTTTTGTGGATTCTCAGGTAAAGTTCGTACATAATTTCAACGAAAGACACCAGATCTCCTTCCATTCTTTTTATTCCAAGGACGACTTTGCCGCGGATCTTCCAAGTAAATACAAGAACGATCCTGCGAACGACTCGACTGCGGCATTTGCAGGAGCGAGTATCTCCGCAGGACAAGGATTTAGAACTCAGGCTCTACGTTATACATGGAAGCCGGTGGATACATTCTCGAATAGAATCACCGTCATCAGTTACGATCCGTTTACGGACTTCAACGTTTCCTTCGGTTCCATCCAAGGAAAGAACAGGGCAAGCGGCGCCTATAACGGAGTTCGTCAGGATGCGTTCTGGGACCCGAGCAAATACTTCAGTGCGGAATTCGGAACGGAATATAGGGAGCTGAATTATTTCTCCCGCGGGACCAATATCATCCAGAACGATCCGAACAATCTAAGCCCGAACCCGTACGATACGCAAAACCCCGCATATTCGAGTATTCCGACGAATATCACCGCAAAGGGAGCGTACTATAACGCTTACCTAACGACTAAGATCAAGTTCGGAGGATTCCAAATCGAGCCGGGCGCGCGTTACGATTATATTCCTTATGTAAATAGTAGCGCTTTCGGTCCTAGAGGACAGGCATCTTATAAATTCGACGGGATAGGCAAAGGCACTACGATTTTCGGAGGAGGAGGAAATTTCTTCCGCTTCCCGTTGGATACTCGCTTCAATAAGGACAGCGGAAACCCCCATTTGGAATTCGAGAAGGTATTCAAATACGGAGGAGGAATCGAGCAGCTTCTCTCCGGAGATTACCAGATCAAGGGAGAACTCTTCAAACAAGAATATTCCAATCTGATCGTGGACGATCCGTATATCACCGATCCGATCGGAACGAATCCGGATCCTTACGGTCGGGTTACGCAGCCTTATATCCTGAACAAAAGACTGAATTATTCGAATAGCGGAACGGGATGGTCCAGAGGTTACGAGTTGGTCCTCAGAAAAAATTCCCGGCCGGGAACCAGACATTGGTTCGGCTGGATCACCTATACTTGGTCCCAAACATTCCGAAATAATAATATATACACCCCGGATCCGGGTGCCGCTCCTTTGAGCGCCCAAGAGACCCAGATTGCCGCACACTTTTATAAGAATTCTAAAGAGACATTATACGATTATGATCGCACACATGTGATCAATATGGTGTTCGGCTGGAGATGGAGCCAAGAATGGCAATTCGGCGCAAGATGGTCCTATCTGACAAGCAGGCCGTTCACTCCGATCGTAGGGGACGATGGGGGACAATTCAGCAACCCGGCCAACGGGCAAACCTATTGGGTGCCCCAGTATGCGAATAACCCTGCCCTGGCGGATTATATCAACACCAGACGCTTGAAACCCTATCATAGGCTTGACATACGATTTGATAGATTTTTCAATTATGAATGGGGATACGTGAATACTTTCTTGGAAATCATCAACGTCTATCTGCGTGAAAACGTTGGCGGAGAAGACTTCGATAATACCAAACCGTATTCTAAAACCAACCCAAGTCCTAGTCCGACGTTCGGAACGATCCCTCTGCCCGGAGGCGTGGTGATTCCTTTCTTTAACGTCGGTATCGAGGTAAAATTCTAA
- a CDS encoding LIC_20196 family exoprotein: MRRHLSYYAVSFLFILCLSPLTALTPPPSLDSQVGASNFIALARLSNVKESKISSNSVSVTATVEILKPLKGGKDLPQKFDLAFLIFPELIGKWLKAPPQEGDYILFLIKKKVKDSKGTESEVIALYEPHPYAFREYNKELEENILSLVK; encoded by the coding sequence ATGCGTCGTCACCTCTCTTATTACGCCGTTTCCTTTCTTTTTATCCTCTGCCTTAGCCCTCTAACGGCTCTCACTCCTCCCCCGTCTCTAGATTCTCAAGTAGGAGCCTCGAATTTCATCGCTCTAGCAAGGCTTTCCAACGTGAAGGAGAGTAAGATCTCCTCCAATTCCGTCTCCGTTACCGCGACCGTCGAGATTCTGAAACCTCTGAAAGGGGGCAAGGATCTCCCTCAGAAATTCGATCTGGCGTTTCTGATCTTTCCTGAGCTGATCGGCAAATGGTTGAAAGCGCCACCGCAAGAAGGAGATTATATTCTTTTTTTAATAAAGAAAAAGGTTAAGGATAGCAAAGGAACGGAATCCGAGGTCATTGCATTGTATGAACCCCATCCTTACGCATTCCGCGAATACAACAAAGAATTGGAAGAGAATATCCTCTCCCTAGTTAAGTAA
- a CDS encoding MotA/TolQ/ExbB proton channel family protein, with the protein MNYESLIEFGEKSIFVVMGIASIIAIAVVIERAIVFFKSIKDSKIVFPDIISTVRNGELSELAKFQASHPENVYAKFAGFSAEHAKGGKESLSELLDGQIIGERVSLETRLSILNTLGNNAPFIGLLGTVFGVINAFFKLGTLGNTGAEVVMRAISTALLATAVGLAIAIPVVMANNYFTRKLKIVQSNLDILSKEFLANLARKK; encoded by the coding sequence ATGAATTATGAGAGTCTCATCGAATTCGGTGAAAAATCGATATTCGTGGTCATGGGAATCGCAAGTATCATCGCGATAGCGGTGGTGATAGAGAGAGCGATCGTTTTCTTCAAAAGCATTAAAGATTCCAAAATCGTATTCCCCGATATCATATCCACAGTTCGAAACGGAGAATTATCCGAGCTCGCTAAATTCCAAGCGTCCCATCCCGAAAACGTATACGCCAAATTCGCGGGTTTCTCCGCGGAACACGCTAAGGGCGGAAAAGAAAGCCTAAGCGAACTCCTGGACGGACAGATCATAGGAGAAAGAGTTTCCCTCGAGACCAGACTCTCTATTCTAAACACCTTAGGAAACAACGCACCCTTTATCGGACTCTTAGGAACCGTATTCGGAGTCATCAACGCATTCTTCAAGTTAGGAACCTTGGGTAATACCGGAGCGGAAGTGGTGATGAGAGCGATCTCCACTGCATTACTTGCAACCGCGGTGGGTTTAGCGATCGCGATCCCTGTGGTAATGGCGAATAACTATTTCACCCGCAAGCTTAAGATCGTACAATCCAATCTGGATATTCTTTCCAAAGAATTTTTAGCGAATCTCGCTCGTAAGAAGTAA